The DNA sequence CCCGGCATCAAGACGGTGGCCGGATGCGGGGCATCCTGGAACCGCTCCACGCGATGGGTTGCGGCCAGCAATGGCTTTTCCGCCTTCAAGACCGGCACATCCACCAGCCTCGGCCTGGCCGCCGTGGCCGAAAAGGATGGCCATATGGAGCGCGACTATGACAGCTGGTCTGTCCGCTTCACGAAAGACCGGCCAAGCGCGGCCGAGATCGGCATCACCGCCGGGGAGCGGACCGTGTCCCGTCTCGGGGCCCGCAAGCTGAAGACCCAGAAGGCGGCTGTCCTGTATGACCGCCGCGTCTCCTCCGGCCTGCTCGGCGCCTTTCTGAGCGCGATTTCCGGTCCGTCGGTGGCGCGGGGCGTGAGTTTCCTGAAGGACCGGATGGGCGAGCAGGTGTTCGCGGACGGCATTCACATCATCGATGATCCGTTCCGCCCGATGGGCATGGGGTCGCGCAGCCATGATGGCGAGGGCCTGCCGGTGCGTGAAACGCATCTGATCGAGGATGGCCGGCTGACCAGCTGGTTGCTGAACTCGTCCTCGGCCCGCCAGCTGGGGCTCGAGCCGAACGGTTTCTCGGCGCTGGGTTTCGGAGACCCGCCGGGCGTCACCACGTCGAACCTCTATCTGAAGGCTGGCGCGAAAACCCCGGCCGAACTGGTGCGGGATGCAGGCAAGGGGCTTTTGGTGACCGACATGTTCGGCCCGTCGATCAATCCCAATACGGGCGACTATTCCGTTGGCGTGTCCGGTTTCTGGTTCGAGGATGGCGAGATTGCCTATCCGGTGTCGGAAGTGACCATTGCCGGCGATCTGCCCTCCATGTTCGCACGGTTGATCCCGGCCTCTGACCTCGAATTCCGGGGCACGCGGGATGCACCCAGCATCCTGATCGAGGATATGAGCCTTGCGGGCAGCTGACCGCACCCTGTCTGAAGACATGAACCTCCTGCGCGCGCTTGCGCAGGAAGCGGGCAAGCTGGCCCTGTCCTTCAAGCTGGGCGGCCAGTCCGCCGAGACCTGGCACAAGACGGGCGGCAGCCCCGTGACCGAGGCCGACATGGCCGTGAACCGGCTGTGTGCCGAGCGCCTGACGCGGTTCCGGCCGGACTATGGCTGGCTGTCGGAAGAAACGCTGGACAATCCCGAGGCTCGCCGCAGGGACCGCTGCTGGGTGGTCGATCCGATCGACGGCACGCGCGCCTATATCCGCGGCGACCCGCATTGGTGCATCGGGCTGGCCATCGTCGAGGAAGGCGCGGCGGTGGGCGGCGTGCTGTATGCGCCGGAGCTGGACGAATTCTATGAGGCACATCGCGGGCAGGGGGCGTTTCTGAACGGAACGGCCATCCGGGTCAGCGAGTGCCGGAGCGAGACGGGCTGCCGCCTGATCGCGGCCGAGCAGATGCTGGAGCATCCCGGCTGGCCGGAACCGTGGCCGCCCCTGACGCTGGCGCAGCCGAAGCCGAACTCCACCCTGCTGCGCATGGCGTTTGTTGCCTCGGGGAAATGGGACGCGACGCTGGTGCTGGGCGAGAAGTCCGACTGGGACCTCGCCGCAGGCACGGTCCTGATCGAGGAAGCCGGTGGTGTTGCCACGACACATCGCGGCGAAAAACTCATATTCAACCGGGCAGTACCTGCACAAAGAAGCGTCATTGCTTCTGGAAACGCCCTGCATCCTCTGTTAGTGCGCAGGTCAGAATTTGTGACTATACCTGACCCACAGGAAAGGGCGCCCGATCCGGCGCCTGCAGAGACTACGGAGCCAGCCAAAATGGGCGATACGAACGTTCAGACCAAACAGCTTCTTCACATCGTGTTCGGCGGCGAGCTGAAGGATGTGACCGAGGTGGAATTCGAAGACCTGTCCAAGGTCGATTTCGTCGGCGCCTTCCCGAACTACAAGGCCGCCTATGACGCGTGGAAGAATGCCGCGCAGCGCACGGTGGACAGTGCCGAGACGCGCTATTTCATCCTGCATGCCCACAAGCTGCTGGACCCGGAAACGGGAGACCACCATCACGTCTGAGGTGGTGACAGCTGAGGCCCCCGGGCGAAAGGGGAGCCTGAGGCGCCTGTTTGCAGCCTATTTCCGACCGCACCTCGGCTGGTTCGCGGTCGGCACGCTCATGGCCCTGCTGACCTCGCTCAGCGCCATGGGCTATTCGCTCGTGCTGAAAGAACTGGGCGACCGGCTGCAGGCGACCTTCGGGGACGAGGCCGTTGCGCCGGTTTCCGGACATGACTGGATCTGGTGGGTCGGCGGGGCCATCATTGCCCTGTCCTGTGCGCGGGCGCTGACGCTCTACCTGATGACGGTGTTCAACAATACCGGCGTCCAGCGCGGCCTTGTCTCGGTCCAGTCCAGCCAGTTCGACTCCCTCACCGATGGCGACTATGCCCGCGTGGCGGCGGATGCCTCGGGCGATTTCGTCTCGCGCTTCATCAATGATGTGAACGCGATCCGCGATGCGGCGCTGCGCTTTGCCAACAATTTCACCAAGAGCACGATCACCGTGATCGGCATGTTCTGCGTGATGATCATGATCGACTGGCAGCTGACCCTGTTGC is a window from the Hyphomonas sp. genome containing:
- a CDS encoding inositol monophosphatase family protein, with the translated sequence MRAADRTLSEDMNLLRALAQEAGKLALSFKLGGQSAETWHKTGGSPVTEADMAVNRLCAERLTRFRPDYGWLSEETLDNPEARRRDRCWVVDPIDGTRAYIRGDPHWCIGLAIVEEGAAVGGVLYAPELDEFYEAHRGQGAFLNGTAIRVSECRSETGCRLIAAEQMLEHPGWPEPWPPLTLAQPKPNSTLLRMAFVASGKWDATLVLGEKSDWDLAAGTVLIEEAGGVATTHRGEKLIFNRAVPAQRSVIASGNALHPLLVRRSEFVTIPDPQERAPDPAPAETTEPAKMGDTNVQTKQLLHIVFGGELKDVTEVEFEDLSKVDFVGAFPNYKAAYDAWKNAAQRTVDSAETRYFILHAHKLLDPETGDHHHV
- a CDS encoding TldD/PmbA family protein, which codes for MADFTTPPADLLAGLLDHCRKAGADAADARIGVSEGVSVAVRDGALESIEREEGRSVALRCLYGKRQAHVSGADLSPDGLKALAERCVAMAKAVPEDKYCGLPDASALATGDLDMDLTGEPEIPAETLESEALAAEAAALGIPGIKTVAGCGASWNRSTRWVAASNGFSAFKTGTSTSLGLAAVAEKDGHMERDYDSWSVRFTKDRPSAAEIGITAGERTVSRLGARKLKTQKAAVLYDRRVSSGLLGAFLSAISGPSVARGVSFLKDRMGEQVFADGIHIIDDPFRPMGMGSRSHDGEGLPVRETHLIEDGRLTSWLLNSSSARQLGLEPNGFSALGFGDPPGVTTSNLYLKAGAKTPAELVRDAGKGLLVTDMFGPSINPNTGDYSVGVSGFWFEDGEIAYPVSEVTIAGDLPSMFARLIPASDLEFRGTRDAPSILIEDMSLAGS